A genome region from Micromonospora sp. M71_S20 includes the following:
- a CDS encoding CGNR zinc finger domain-containing protein produces the protein MLFTHDTECSLTAMAALVNTDGRAGEGLPDVAALDAFFVAHTYSGRHEHTEGELRAVRDLRPRLRRVWYADTEGIVGIVNGLLRENAALPQLITHDDEPYHIHAVPRDAPLATRMAVEAAMALADLVRTGELRRLRICDHPDCENVLVDLSKNRSRRFCDAGCGNRAAVTAYRARKAADGR, from the coding sequence TTGCTCTTCACCCATGACACGGAATGCTCCCTGACTGCCATGGCCGCGCTGGTCAACACCGACGGCCGCGCCGGTGAGGGCCTGCCCGATGTCGCCGCCCTGGACGCGTTCTTCGTCGCCCACACCTACAGCGGGCGGCACGAGCACACGGAGGGCGAACTGCGGGCGGTACGCGACCTGCGACCCCGGCTGCGCCGCGTCTGGTACGCCGACACCGAGGGGATCGTCGGCATCGTCAACGGGCTGCTGCGCGAGAACGCCGCGCTGCCGCAGCTCATCACGCACGACGACGAGCCGTACCACATCCACGCCGTGCCTCGCGACGCGCCGCTGGCGACCAGGATGGCCGTCGAGGCGGCGATGGCGCTGGCGGATCTCGTACGCACCGGGGAGCTGCGCCGGCTGCGGATCTGCGACCACCCGGACTGCGAGAACGTGCTCGTCGACCTGTCGAAGAACCGCTCCCGCCGGTTCTGCGACGCGGGCTGCGGCAACCGTGCCGCCGTCACCGCCTACCGCGCCCGCAAGGCCGCCGACGGGCGCTGA
- a CDS encoding class II fumarate hydratase: MVRVTTPEATGYRIERDSMGEVEVPAEALWRAQTQRAVQNFPISGRGIEPAQIRALAQIKGAAAEVNGELGVIDANVAAAIAAAAAHVADGGYDDQFPIDVFQTGSGTSSNMNTNEVIATLASRELGRDVHPNDDVNASQSSNDVFPSSIHLAATEAVARDLLPALAHLAEALEGKAAEFETVVKAGRTHLMDATPVTLGQEFGGYAAQVRYGIERLEGALPRLAELPLGGTAVGTGINTPLGFAAKVIEKLRGSTGLPLTEARNHFEAQGARDALVETSGQLRTVAVGLYKIANDIRWMGSGPRAGLRELRIPDLQPGSSIMPGKVNPVVAEAVRQVCAQVIGNDAAVGFAGSQGDFELNVMLPVMGRNLLESVRLLAASSRLFADRLVVGLVADAEVCLAYAEGSPSIVTPLNRYLGYDEAASIAKEALAKQVSIREVVVSRGHVDSGKLTETQLDEALDLLRMTHP, from the coding sequence ATGGTACGCGTGACGACTCCAGAGGCGACGGGCTACCGGATCGAACGCGACTCGATGGGCGAGGTGGAGGTGCCCGCCGAGGCGCTGTGGCGCGCGCAGACCCAGCGCGCGGTGCAGAACTTCCCGATCTCCGGCCGGGGCATCGAGCCGGCTCAGATCCGGGCGCTGGCCCAGATCAAGGGGGCGGCGGCCGAGGTCAACGGCGAGCTGGGCGTGATCGACGCGAACGTGGCCGCGGCGATCGCCGCCGCCGCCGCGCACGTGGCCGACGGCGGCTACGACGACCAGTTCCCGATCGACGTGTTCCAGACCGGTTCCGGCACGTCGTCGAACATGAACACCAACGAGGTGATCGCGACGCTGGCGAGCCGGGAACTGGGCCGGGACGTGCACCCGAACGACGACGTGAACGCGTCGCAGTCCAGCAACGACGTCTTCCCGTCCTCGATTCACCTGGCGGCCACCGAGGCGGTCGCGCGGGACCTGTTGCCCGCGCTGGCCCACCTGGCGGAGGCGCTGGAGGGCAAGGCGGCGGAGTTCGAGACCGTGGTGAAGGCCGGGCGTACCCACCTGATGGACGCCACCCCGGTGACCCTCGGGCAGGAGTTCGGCGGGTACGCCGCCCAGGTCCGCTACGGCATCGAGCGGCTGGAGGGGGCGCTGCCCCGGCTGGCCGAGCTGCCGCTGGGCGGCACGGCGGTGGGCACCGGCATCAACACCCCGCTCGGCTTCGCCGCGAAGGTCATCGAGAAGCTGCGTGGCTCGACCGGACTGCCGCTGACCGAGGCGCGCAACCACTTCGAGGCGCAGGGCGCCCGGGACGCGCTGGTGGAGACCTCCGGGCAGCTGCGTACGGTCGCCGTCGGTCTCTACAAGATCGCCAACGACATCCGCTGGATGGGTTCGGGCCCCCGCGCCGGCCTGCGCGAGCTGCGCATCCCCGACCTCCAGCCCGGCTCGTCGATCATGCCGGGCAAGGTGAACCCGGTGGTCGCCGAGGCGGTGCGGCAGGTGTGCGCCCAGGTCATCGGCAACGACGCCGCCGTCGGGTTCGCCGGTTCACAGGGCGACTTCGAGCTGAACGTCATGCTCCCCGTGATGGGCCGCAACCTGCTGGAGTCGGTCCGCCTGCTCGCCGCGTCGAGCCGGCTCTTCGCCGACCGCCTGGTGGTCGGCCTGGTCGCGGACGCCGAGGTCTGCCTGGCGTACGCCGAGGGCTCGCCGTCGATCGTCACCCCGCTCAACCGCTACCTGGGGTACGACGAGGCCGCCTCGATCGCCAAGGAGGCGCTGGCCAAGCAGGTCTCGATCCGCGAGGTGGTCGTCTCCCGGGGGCACGTCGACTCGGGCAAGCTGACCGAGACCCAGCTCGACGAGGCGCTCGACCTGCTCCGGATGACCCACCCCTGA
- a CDS encoding fumarate hydratase — MSSAAAFSYAPLLPTGPDQTEYRLVTDEGVDVVNGPGGRRFLTVEPTALTALTAEAMHDIAHFLRPAHLAQLRSIIDDPAASPNDRFVALDLLRNANIAAGGVLPMCQDTGTAIVMGKRGRHVLTDGSDAEAVSRGVYQAYTRLNLRYSQLAPLTMWEERNTGSNLPAQVELYAEDPDGQPDAYKFLFMAKGGGSANKSYLYQETKALLNPTRMMQFLEEKLRLIGTAACPPYHLAVVIGGTSAEYALKTAKYASAKYLDALPTSGSMSAHGFRDLELEAEVLELTRNFGIGAQFGGRYFCHDVRVVRLPRHGASCPVAIAVSCSADRQAVAKITPSGVWLERLETDPARYLPDVTDETLDASEVVRVDLNRPMDEIRAELSKYPVKTRLSLTGPLVVARDIAHAKIAERLDAGEPMPQYLRDHAVYYAGPAKTPEGYASGSFGPTTAGRMDAYVEKFQAAGGSQVMLAKGNRSAQVTRSCEQHGGFYLGSIGGPAARLAQDCIKHVEVLEYPELGMEAVWKIQVEDFPAFIVVDDKGNDFFAEVTKPVLTVGRR; from the coding sequence ATGAGCAGTGCCGCCGCGTTCTCGTACGCTCCCTTGCTGCCGACCGGCCCCGACCAGACGGAATACCGCCTGGTCACCGACGAGGGCGTCGACGTCGTCAACGGGCCCGGGGGTCGCCGGTTCCTCACCGTGGAGCCGACCGCGCTCACCGCGCTGACCGCCGAGGCGATGCACGACATCGCGCACTTCCTGCGCCCCGCGCACCTGGCCCAGCTGCGGTCGATCATCGACGATCCGGCGGCCTCGCCGAACGACCGGTTCGTCGCGCTCGACCTGCTGCGCAACGCCAACATCGCGGCCGGCGGCGTGCTGCCGATGTGCCAGGACACCGGCACCGCGATCGTGATGGGCAAGCGCGGCCGGCACGTGCTCACCGACGGCAGCGACGCCGAGGCCGTCTCGCGCGGCGTCTACCAGGCCTACACCCGGCTCAACCTGCGCTACTCGCAGCTCGCCCCGCTGACCATGTGGGAGGAGCGCAACACCGGCAGCAACCTGCCGGCCCAGGTCGAGCTCTACGCGGAGGACCCGGACGGGCAGCCCGACGCGTACAAGTTCCTCTTCATGGCCAAGGGCGGCGGCTCGGCCAACAAGTCGTACCTCTACCAGGAGACGAAGGCGCTGCTGAACCCCACGCGGATGATGCAGTTCCTGGAGGAGAAGCTGCGGCTGATCGGCACCGCCGCCTGCCCGCCGTACCACCTCGCCGTCGTCATCGGCGGCACCTCCGCCGAGTACGCCCTGAAGACCGCCAAGTACGCCAGCGCCAAGTACCTCGACGCGCTGCCCACCTCCGGCTCGATGAGCGCGCACGGCTTCCGCGACCTGGAGCTGGAGGCGGAGGTGCTGGAGCTGACCCGCAACTTCGGCATCGGCGCGCAGTTTGGCGGGCGCTACTTCTGCCACGACGTGCGGGTGGTCCGGCTGCCCCGGCACGGCGCGTCCTGCCCGGTGGCGATCGCCGTCTCCTGCTCGGCCGACCGGCAGGCGGTCGCCAAGATCACCCCGTCGGGTGTGTGGCTGGAGCGGCTCGAGACCGACCCGGCGCGCTACCTGCCCGACGTCACCGACGAGACGCTCGACGCGTCCGAGGTGGTCCGCGTCGACCTCAACCGGCCGATGGACGAGATCCGCGCGGAGCTGTCGAAGTACCCGGTGAAGACCCGGCTGTCGCTGACCGGCCCGCTCGTGGTGGCCCGCGACATCGCGCACGCCAAGATCGCGGAGCGGCTGGACGCCGGTGAGCCGATGCCGCAGTACCTGCGCGACCACGCGGTCTACTACGCCGGCCCGGCCAAGACGCCGGAGGGCTACGCGTCCGGCTCGTTCGGCCCGACCACCGCCGGCCGGATGGACGCGTACGTGGAGAAGTTCCAGGCCGCGGGCGGCTCGCAGGTCATGCTCGCCAAGGGCAACCGCTCCGCCCAGGTCACCCGCTCCTGCGAGCAGCACGGCGGCTTCTACCTCGGCTCGATCGGCGGCCCGGCCGCCCGGCTCGCGCAGGACTGCATCAAGCACGTCGAGGTCCTGGAATACCCGGAGCTGGGCATGGAGGCGGTCTGGAAGATCCAGGTGGAGGACTTCCCGGCCTTCATCGTGGTCGACGACAAGGGCAACGACTTCTTCGCCGAGGTCACCAAGCCGGTGCTGACGGTCGGGCGCCGCTGA